The Skermanella pratensis genome has a window encoding:
- a CDS encoding heme-dependent oxidative N-demethylase family protein, with product MTAESVPDYLPFAEGPFRMAMGLMALKPADWIEIDGNYASEIALRDRLLIERRDDVLAMRPEAAGACREVLDQLAGFLPERFPDRFQRSGPELLNRVTGDRWRIEGELPDPLEIAGRLVQEDFCILQEVDGELRLTAGVLCFPNRWRLADKLGLPMLGIHAPVPAYADRLGKPVDRFLGLMTPDRPVWRLNWSLTDDPALFQPLGHGRRDADLSITAENAGARVFLRVERQTLRRLPRTGAVLFTIRTHQRPVEALAGRPQDAARLASAVRALPDDTARYKSITPFRSALLACLDRMTGESASGSAQWF from the coding sequence ATGACCGCGGAAAGCGTTCCCGACTACCTGCCGTTCGCCGAGGGGCCGTTCCGCATGGCGATGGGACTGATGGCCCTGAAGCCGGCGGACTGGATCGAGATAGACGGCAATTACGCCTCTGAGATAGCTCTGCGCGATCGCCTGCTGATCGAGCGGCGCGACGACGTCCTGGCCATGCGGCCGGAAGCGGCCGGAGCCTGCCGCGAGGTCCTGGACCAACTCGCCGGTTTCCTGCCCGAGCGGTTCCCCGACCGTTTCCAGCGGTCCGGCCCGGAACTGCTGAACCGGGTCACCGGGGACCGCTGGAGGATCGAGGGCGAATTGCCCGACCCGCTGGAGATCGCCGGGCGTCTGGTCCAGGAAGACTTCTGCATTCTCCAGGAAGTGGATGGGGAGCTTCGCCTGACCGCGGGCGTCCTGTGCTTTCCCAACCGCTGGAGGCTCGCCGACAAGCTTGGCCTGCCCATGCTGGGCATCCATGCTCCGGTACCGGCTTATGCCGACCGCCTGGGCAAGCCGGTCGACCGTTTCCTCGGCCTGATGACGCCGGACCGGCCGGTCTGGCGGCTGAACTGGTCCCTGACGGACGATCCGGCGCTGTTCCAGCCGCTGGGGCACGGGCGGCGCGATGCCGATTTGAGCATCACGGCGGAGAATGCCGGGGCGCGTGTCTTCCTGCGCGTCGAGCGGCAGACGCTGCGGCGCCTGCCGCGCACCGGGGCCGTCCTCTTCACGATCCGGACCCATCAGCGCCCGGTCGAGGCCTTGGCCGGCCGGCCGCAGGATGCGGCTCGCCTGGCCTCGGCGGTCCGCGCCTTGCCCGACGACACGGCCCGCTACAAGAGCATCACGCCGTTCAGGTCAGCTCTGCTGGCCTGTCTGGATCGTATGACCGGTGAGTCCGCTAGTGGCTCGGCACAGTGGTTTTGA
- a CDS encoding CAP domain-containing protein produces the protein MTEPTSLDQYLIELINRARLDPTAEASRLGIDINQGLPGGQISTAPKQPLAFDPDLTEAARGHAEWMLDADVFSHTGAEGSNPGIRMADAGYGFTGNWRWGENISWRGTIGSAEDPAESLDRQHDALFLSPGHRENILQDDFREIGTATVSGDFQGYDTLMVAENFGKTGDDVFLTGVAYDDLDGNDFYTPGEGRGGINVSATPMGSAEPITLTDLTGMAGGYEIAAQPGTYSVTFSGGGLASPVVQTVELGSENVKLDLIDPDVAAPAPGSEVAGVSGTDSLASLIDYFAAETEGLDFTALVDHVRTGESLPDAWINTLQDGVDMLRTIDVDAIADELSGYIDLAGLPDVRNADDGQWV, from the coding sequence ATGACCGAGCCGACTTCGCTCGATCAATACCTGATCGAATTGATCAACCGGGCGCGATTGGATCCAACCGCGGAAGCCTCGCGCCTGGGTATCGACATCAACCAGGGGCTTCCGGGGGGACAGATCAGCACGGCGCCCAAGCAGCCGCTCGCCTTCGATCCGGACCTGACCGAAGCGGCGCGCGGCCATGCGGAGTGGATGCTGGATGCCGACGTGTTCTCGCACACGGGCGCGGAGGGCAGCAATCCGGGCATCCGGATGGCGGACGCCGGCTACGGGTTCACCGGTAACTGGCGCTGGGGCGAGAACATATCCTGGCGCGGCACCATCGGATCCGCCGAAGATCCCGCCGAATCGCTTGACCGCCAGCACGATGCGCTGTTCCTCAGCCCCGGCCATCGCGAGAATATCCTTCAGGACGATTTCCGCGAGATCGGTACCGCCACGGTCTCCGGTGACTTCCAGGGTTACGATACGCTGATGGTCGCCGAAAACTTCGGCAAGACCGGCGACGACGTGTTCCTGACCGGCGTCGCCTATGACGACCTGGACGGGAACGATTTCTACACGCCGGGGGAGGGAAGGGGCGGTATCAATGTCAGCGCGACCCCGATGGGATCGGCCGAACCGATCACCCTGACGGACCTGACCGGCATGGCCGGAGGTTACGAGATCGCGGCCCAGCCGGGAACCTACTCGGTCACGTTCTCCGGCGGCGGGCTGGCATCTCCCGTGGTGCAGACCGTGGAACTCGGCAGCGAGAACGTGAAGCTCGACCTGATCGATCCGGATGTCGCCGCGCCAGCCCCGGGCAGCGAGGTGGCCGGTGTGTCCGGTACCGACTCACTGGCTTCGCTGATCGACTATTTCGCGGCTGAAACCGAAGGGCTGGACTTCACCGCGCTGGTCGATCATGTCCGGACCGGCGAATCCTTGCCGGATGCCTGGATCAACACTCTGCAGGACGGAGTCGACATGCTGCGGACGATCGACGTGGATGCCATCGCGGACGAACTGTCGGGTTACATCGACCTTGCCGGCCTGCCCGACGTCCGGAACGCCGACGACGGCCAGTGGGTCTGA
- the ahcY gene encoding adenosylhomocysteinase, with protein MAVASGFTDYKVKDIELAGWGRKEIAIAETEMPGLMALREEFGDSKPLKGARIVGCLHMTIQTAVLIETLTHLGATVRWSSCNIFSTQDQAAAAIAAAGIPVFAWKGETEEEFWWCIEQSLRGPDGWTPNMILDDGGDVTQIMHEKYPEMLNDVRGLSEETTTGVHRLYEMVKAGTLKVPAINVNDSVTKSKFDNLYGCRESLVDGIKRATDVMMAGKVAVVAGYGDVGKGSAASLRSQGARVLVTEIDPINALQAAMEGYQVTTMDDAAPVGDIFVTATGNVDVITQDHMRQMKDRAIVCNIGHFDSEIQIDSLRNYAWEEVKPQVDEVVFPDGKRLIVLAKGRLVNLGCATGHPSFVMSASFTNQVLAQIELWQNHAKYERNVYVLPKHLDEKVARLHLGKIGAKLTELTEKQSAYIGVPAAGPYKPDHYRY; from the coding sequence ATGGCCGTCGCCAGTGGTTTCACTGATTACAAGGTCAAGGACATCGAGCTCGCCGGCTGGGGCCGCAAGGAAATCGCGATCGCCGAGACCGAGATGCCCGGCCTGATGGCTCTGCGCGAGGAATTCGGCGACTCCAAGCCGCTCAAGGGTGCGCGGATCGTCGGCTGCCTGCACATGACGATCCAGACCGCCGTCCTGATCGAGACGCTGACCCACCTGGGCGCCACCGTCCGCTGGTCCTCGTGCAACATCTTCTCGACCCAGGACCAGGCCGCCGCCGCCATCGCCGCCGCCGGCATCCCCGTGTTCGCCTGGAAGGGCGAGACGGAGGAGGAGTTCTGGTGGTGCATCGAGCAGAGCCTTCGCGGGCCCGACGGCTGGACACCGAACATGATCCTGGACGATGGCGGCGACGTCACCCAGATCATGCACGAGAAATACCCGGAGATGCTGAACGATGTCCGCGGCCTGTCCGAGGAGACGACCACCGGCGTCCACCGCCTCTACGAGATGGTCAAGGCCGGCACGCTGAAGGTGCCTGCGATCAACGTCAACGACAGCGTGACGAAGTCGAAGTTCGACAACCTGTACGGCTGCCGCGAGAGCCTGGTCGACGGCATCAAGCGCGCCACCGACGTGATGATGGCCGGCAAGGTCGCCGTGGTCGCCGGCTATGGCGACGTGGGCAAGGGCTCGGCCGCCTCGCTGCGCAGCCAGGGCGCGCGCGTCCTGGTCACCGAGATCGACCCGATCAACGCGCTCCAGGCCGCCATGGAAGGCTATCAGGTCACCACCATGGACGACGCCGCCCCGGTGGGCGACATCTTCGTGACGGCGACCGGCAATGTGGACGTGATCACCCAGGATCACATGCGCCAGATGAAGGACCGGGCGATCGTCTGCAACATCGGTCACTTCGACAGCGAGATCCAGATCGACAGCCTGCGCAATTACGCCTGGGAAGAGGTGAAGCCGCAGGTGGACGAGGTGGTGTTCCCCGACGGCAAGCGGCTGATCGTGCTGGCCAAGGGCCGGCTGGTCAATCTCGGCTGCGCCACCGGCCACCCCAGCTTCGTGATGTCCGCCAGCTTCACCAACCAGGTGCTGGCCCAGATCGAGCTCTGGCAGAACCACGCCAAGTACGAGCGCAACGTCTATGTGCTGCCCAAGCACCTGGACGAGAAGGTCGCCCGCCTGCACCTCGGCAAGATCGGCGCGAAGCTGACCGAGCTGACCGAGAAGCAGTCGGCCTATATCGGCGTTCCGGCCGCCGGCCCGTACAAGCCCGACCACTACCGCTACTAA
- the ptsP gene encoding phosphoenolpyruvate--protein phosphotransferase, which produces MKTDRDSSKPSEPTDNRIPGTSAGPTSPERMLRGLGVSSGIAVGPAYVVDSGTLQVPEYQIDADQIEAERARFAEATGKACRQIRKLKEKASLLPESAAEDVGFLLDAHLAMLSNSRLTRGVERRIVTDRINAEGAVQAEIAALAHSFAEMNDTYISARIADVREVGGRLIRVLLQRKFQAFSQVPEGSIIIAEELTPADTALMDPRRIGGFATVLGGAEGHTAIMARSLGLPAVLGVAGLMHGVRTGDRVVVDGISGRVFINPGAATLNGFQSRQQDLARERESLKRLRDLPAVTRDGTSIVLNANIEMPRDVEGAMDCGAAGVGLLRTEFLYMNRDDLPDEEEQYESMKGIVEGMQGRTVTARTLDVGGEKLATSLGGHFAECANPALGLRAIRLSLREPKLLETQLAAMLRAGAHGPVRILLPMICTVSEVRKVREILIRVANRLKRRGVRIADPLPPLGVMIEIPGAALSADALATTCDFFAIGTNDLTQYTLAIDRGDEQVAHLYDPLHPAVLRLIQFSTEAALRARIPVSVCGEIAGDPRYAALLLGFGIRELSMSPGSLLAVKRRIRGLDLVEATRRARVIMEQSDAGRIAILLDDFNALA; this is translated from the coding sequence ATGAAGACTGACCGGGATTCCTCGAAACCTTCCGAGCCGACGGACAACAGGATTCCCGGAACCTCCGCCGGACCCACGTCGCCCGAGCGGATGCTGCGCGGTCTGGGCGTTTCCTCCGGTATCGCCGTCGGACCCGCCTATGTGGTCGACAGCGGAACGCTCCAGGTGCCCGAGTACCAGATCGACGCGGACCAGATCGAGGCGGAACGGGCGCGCTTCGCCGAAGCCACGGGCAAAGCCTGCCGGCAGATCCGCAAGCTGAAGGAGAAAGCATCGCTTCTGCCCGAATCGGCGGCGGAGGATGTCGGTTTCCTGCTCGATGCCCATCTGGCCATGCTGTCCAACTCTCGGCTGACGCGCGGCGTGGAACGCCGGATCGTGACCGACCGGATCAACGCGGAAGGTGCGGTCCAGGCGGAGATCGCGGCACTGGCCCACAGCTTCGCGGAGATGAACGACACCTACATCTCGGCGCGCATCGCCGACGTGCGCGAGGTCGGCGGCCGACTGATCCGGGTGCTGCTGCAACGCAAGTTCCAGGCGTTCTCCCAGGTTCCCGAAGGCAGCATCATCATCGCGGAGGAGTTGACCCCGGCCGATACCGCCTTGATGGACCCGCGCCGGATCGGCGGCTTCGCGACCGTGCTGGGCGGGGCCGAGGGCCACACCGCGATCATGGCGCGGTCGCTGGGCCTGCCCGCGGTGCTGGGCGTCGCGGGACTGATGCACGGGGTGCGCACCGGCGACCGGGTGGTCGTGGACGGCATCTCCGGCCGGGTCTTCATCAATCCGGGCGCTGCGACGCTGAACGGTTTCCAATCGCGCCAGCAGGATCTGGCCCGCGAACGGGAGTCGCTGAAACGCCTGCGTGACTTGCCGGCGGTGACCCGCGACGGCACGTCGATCGTGCTGAACGCGAACATCGAGATGCCGCGCGACGTCGAGGGCGCCATGGACTGCGGTGCCGCCGGAGTCGGCCTGTTGCGGACCGAGTTCCTCTACATGAACCGGGACGACCTGCCGGACGAGGAGGAGCAGTACGAAAGCATGAAGGGCATCGTCGAGGGCATGCAGGGCCGCACCGTGACCGCGCGGACCCTGGACGTCGGTGGCGAGAAGCTGGCGACCTCGCTCGGCGGCCACTTCGCGGAATGCGCCAACCCGGCCCTGGGCTTGCGCGCCATCCGGCTGTCCCTACGCGAGCCGAAGCTGCTGGAAACCCAGCTCGCCGCGATGCTGCGCGCGGGCGCGCACGGTCCGGTCCGCATCCTGCTGCCGATGATCTGCACGGTCTCGGAGGTGCGGAAGGTCCGAGAGATCCTGATCCGCGTCGCCAACCGGCTGAAGCGGCGCGGCGTGCGGATCGCCGACCCGCTGCCGCCGCTGGGCGTGATGATCGAAATTCCCGGCGCCGCCCTGTCGGCCGACGCGCTGGCGACGACCTGCGATTTCTTCGCGATCGGAACCAACGACCTGACCCAGTACACCCTGGCGATCGACCGCGGCGACGAGCAGGTGGCCCATCTCTACGATCCGCTCCACCCCGCGGTGCTGCGCCTGATCCAGTTCTCGACCGAAGCGGCGCTGAGGGCGCGCATCCCCGTCAGCGTGTGCGGCGAGATCGCCGGCGACCCCCGGTACGCCGCCCTGCTCCTGGGGTTCGGCATCCGGGAACTGTCAATGTCGCCCGGATCGCTGCTGGCGGTGAAGCGCCGGATCCGGGGATTGGACCTGGTGGAGGCCACCCGCCGGGCGCGGGTCATCATGGAGCAGAGCGATGCGGGCCGGATCGCCATCCTGCTCGACGATTTCAACGCGCTGGCGTGA
- a CDS encoding HPr family phosphocarrier protein produces MSVSGTENASGGKTPDACDTVTICNQRGLHARAAAKFVKLAALYDAEVEVERNDMIVSGQSIMGLMMLAASQGCTVTLRAYGNQAEPVITALVDLIGRKFDED; encoded by the coding sequence ATGTCGGTATCCGGCACTGAGAACGCCTCCGGCGGCAAGACCCCGGACGCTTGCGACACCGTAACCATCTGCAACCAGCGCGGCCTGCATGCCCGCGCGGCGGCCAAGTTCGTCAAGCTGGCCGCCCTGTACGACGCGGAGGTCGAGGTCGAACGGAACGACATGATCGTTTCAGGCCAGTCGATCATGGGCCTAATGATGCTTGCGGCCAGCCAGGGCTGCACCGTCACCCTGCGCGCCTATGGGAACCAGGCGGAGCCGGTGATCACGGCGCTGGTGGACCTGATCGGGCGCAAGTTCGATGAAGACTGA
- a CDS encoding PTS sugar transporter subunit IIA: MIGMVLVTHGRLATEFIAALEHVVGEQEQVAAVCIGPDDDMEQRRLDILNSVAEVDDGSGVVLLTDMFGGTPSNLAISVMDKAQVEVIAGVNLPMLIKLASVRRSEKLADAVLAARDAGQKYINVASTLLSDN; encoded by the coding sequence ATGATCGGAATGGTTCTTGTAACGCATGGGCGTCTCGCGACCGAGTTCATCGCGGCACTCGAGCACGTCGTGGGAGAACAGGAGCAGGTCGCGGCGGTCTGCATCGGTCCCGATGACGACATGGAGCAGCGCCGGCTCGACATCCTGAACAGCGTCGCGGAGGTCGACGACGGCAGCGGCGTCGTCCTGCTGACCGACATGTTCGGCGGCACTCCCAGCAACCTCGCCATCAGCGTTATGGACAAGGCCCAGGTCGAGGTCATCGCCGGCGTGAACCTGCCCATGCTGATCAAGCTCGCCAGCGTGCGGCGTTCCGAGAAGCTGGCGGATGCGGTGCTCGCCGCCCGCGATGCCGGGCAGAAATACATCAACGTCGCTTCGACGCTGCTGTCCGATAATTGA
- the rapZ gene encoding RNase adapter RapZ gives MTIPVSEGAAAGEISQDPARNTTRPRAVAIVTGMSGAGLSTALKCLEDLGYEAVDNLPMNMVDALVEQGDLLSRPLAITVDARTRHFSSDALMARIEGLAARPDLAVRLIFLECADEILQRRYTETRRRHPLAVDRPVADGILRERTLLAPLKDRADVTIDTSLLSIHDLRRILAGHFKLSAEPTLHVFVTSFSFRQGVPREADLVFDVRFLTNPHYDPRLRPLTGLDAAVAARVAEDPDFDAFFSHLTDLLQPLLPRYNQEGKSYLTIAVGCTGGRHRSVFVAKSLAEWLGGRGYKVGLTHRDLERSGTRQG, from the coding sequence ATGACGATTCCAGTTTCCGAGGGGGCGGCCGCCGGCGAAATCTCCCAGGACCCGGCCCGGAATACGACGAGGCCCCGTGCCGTCGCCATCGTCACCGGGATGTCGGGCGCCGGCCTCTCCACCGCCCTCAAGTGCCTCGAAGACCTCGGTTACGAGGCGGTGGACAATCTGCCGATGAACATGGTCGACGCGCTGGTCGAGCAGGGCGACCTGTTGTCCCGGCCGCTGGCCATCACGGTCGATGCCCGGACGCGGCACTTCAGTTCCGACGCGCTGATGGCGCGGATCGAGGGGCTGGCCGCCCGGCCGGACCTGGCGGTGCGGCTGATCTTCCTGGAATGCGCCGACGAGATCCTGCAGCGCCGGTACACCGAGACGCGGCGGCGCCACCCGCTCGCCGTGGACCGCCCGGTCGCCGACGGCATCCTCCGCGAGCGGACCCTTCTCGCCCCGCTCAAGGATCGGGCCGACGTCACGATCGACACGTCGCTGCTGTCGATCCACGACCTGCGCCGCATCCTGGCCGGACACTTCAAGCTGAGCGCGGAGCCGACGCTCCATGTTTTCGTCACGTCGTTCTCGTTCCGCCAAGGCGTGCCGCGCGAGGCCGACCTGGTTTTCGATGTACGATTCTTAACCAACCCCCATTACGATCCGCGCCTGCGGCCCCTGACCGGGCTGGACGCAGCGGTCGCCGCGAGGGTAGCGGAGGATCCTGACTTCGATGCCTTCTTCAGCCATCTGACAGACCTGTTGCAGCCGCTCCTGCCGCGCTACAACCAGGAAGGAAAGAGCTACCTGACGATCGCGGTCGGCTGCACCGGCGGCCGCCACCGGTCTGTCTTCGTGGCGAAATCACTGGCCGAATGGCTCGGCGGCCGGGGTTACAAGGTAGGGCTGACGCATCGCGACCTGGAACGGAGCGGCACCCGTCAAGGATGA
- a CDS encoding HPr kinase/phosphorylase — translation MRRAVGFRSPVAGPSGSGKSDLALRLIDGGGRLVADDQVELSLDAAGRVMARAPKPLAGLLEVRGVGILPVDAVRTAPIGLIVDLGADDPIERLPEVETCLLLDRPIRRVALAPFHASTPAKVRLAAARLKAGTLEPVPDRP, via the coding sequence GTGCGTCGCGCTGTCGGGTTTCGGAGTCCTGTTGCGGGGCCCTCCGGCAGCGGCAAATCCGATCTGGCTCTCCGCCTGATCGACGGCGGGGGGCGCCTTGTCGCCGATGACCAGGTCGAGTTGAGCCTGGATGCGGCGGGCCGCGTGATGGCCAGGGCGCCCAAGCCGCTTGCCGGACTTCTGGAAGTCCGAGGCGTCGGCATCCTGCCGGTCGATGCCGTCCGGACCGCCCCGATCGGGCTGATCGTCGATCTCGGGGCTGACGACCCGATCGAACGCCTGCCCGAAGTCGAGACCTGCCTGCTGCTGGACCGTCCGATTCGCCGTGTCGCCCTCGCTCCCTTCCACGCTTCGACGCCGGCCAAGGTGAGGCTCGCCGCCGCACGCCTCAAGGCGGGCACGCTCGAGCCTGTGCCGGACCGCCCATGA
- a CDS encoding usg protein — MASLSLQLRDYRLTVAEILYHMPDHPGLLQSYIWQDLDIAPRYPVLHKFLTFWERELDGKLHSVKVASNSLIKPGECRFVDAELKLH, encoded by the coding sequence ATGGCAAGTTTGAGTCTTCAGCTGCGTGACTATCGCCTGACCGTCGCCGAGATCCTGTACCACATGCCGGACCATCCGGGTCTGCTGCAAAGCTACATCTGGCAGGATCTGGACATAGCCCCCCGCTACCCCGTGCTGCACAAGTTCCTGACGTTTTGGGAACGCGAGCTGGATGGCAAGCTGCACTCCGTGAAAGTGGCATCCAATTCGCTGATCAAGCCGGGCGAATGCCGGTTCGTCGATGCGGAATTGAAGCTTCATTGA
- the groES gene encoding co-chaperone GroES yields the protein MKFRPLHDRVVVRRVEQESKTAGGIIIPDTAKEKPQEGEVIAVGPGARDESGKVHALDVRAGDRVLFGKWSGTEVKIDGVDYLIMKESDLLGVLEAAPATAKAA from the coding sequence ATGAAGTTCCGTCCTCTGCATGACCGCGTGGTGGTTCGCCGGGTGGAGCAGGAAAGCAAGACCGCCGGCGGCATCATCATCCCGGATACGGCCAAGGAGAAGCCGCAGGAAGGCGAAGTGATCGCCGTGGGCCCCGGCGCCCGCGACGAAAGCGGCAAGGTCCATGCGCTCGACGTCAGGGCCGGCGACCGCGTCCTGTTCGGAAAGTGGTCGGGCACCGAGGTCAAGATCGACGGCGTCGACTACCTGATCATGAAGGAGTCGGATCTGCTGGGCGTGCTCGAAGCGGCACCCGCGACCGCCAAGGCCGCCTGA
- the groL gene encoding chaperonin GroEL (60 kDa chaperone family; promotes refolding of misfolded polypeptides especially under stressful conditions; forms two stacked rings of heptamers to form a barrel-shaped 14mer; ends can be capped by GroES; misfolded proteins enter the barrel where they are refolded when GroES binds) has protein sequence MAAKEVKFSIDARNKMLRGVDILADAVKVTLGPKGRNVVLEKSFGAPRITKDGVTVAKDIELPDKFENMGAQMVREVASKTNDLAGDGTTTATVLAQAIVREGVKSVAAGMNPMDLKRGIDLAVEAVVNSVKASSKKINTNAEIAQVGTISANGEREIGEMIARAMEKVGNEGVITVEEAKSLETELEVVEGMQFDRGYLSPYFVTNADKMQVELENPYILLHEKKLSGLQALLPVLESVVQSGRPLVIVAEDVEGEALATLVVNKLRGGLKIAAVKAPGFGDRRKAMLEDMAILTGGQVISEDLGIKLENVTIDMLGTAKRVVITKENTTIVDGAGSKDDIDARCTQIRQQIEETTSDYDREKLQERLAKLAGGVAVIRVGGATEVEVKERKDRVDDAMHATRAAVEEGIVAGGGVALLYATKALDAIKPANDDQRVGVEIIRRALQAPARQIAVNAGVDGSIVVGKLIEQTDTGFGYNAQTNQYGDMFQFGVIDPTKVVRTALQDAASVAGLLITTEAMVADKPEKKAPPAGMPGGGMGDMDF, from the coding sequence ATGGCTGCCAAGGAAGTCAAGTTCAGCATCGACGCGCGCAACAAGATGCTGCGCGGCGTGGACATTCTGGCCGACGCCGTCAAGGTGACGCTGGGCCCGAAGGGCCGCAACGTGGTGCTGGAGAAGAGCTTCGGCGCTCCGCGCATCACCAAGGACGGCGTGACGGTCGCCAAGGACATCGAGCTGCCCGACAAGTTCGAGAACATGGGCGCGCAGATGGTGCGCGAGGTCGCCAGCAAGACCAACGACCTGGCCGGCGACGGCACCACCACCGCGACGGTCCTGGCCCAGGCGATCGTCCGCGAGGGCGTCAAGTCGGTCGCGGCCGGCATGAACCCGATGGACCTGAAGCGCGGCATCGACCTGGCGGTGGAAGCCGTCGTCAATTCCGTCAAGGCTTCCTCCAAGAAGATCAACACCAACGCGGAAATCGCCCAGGTCGGCACGATCTCCGCCAACGGTGAGCGCGAGATCGGCGAGATGATCGCCCGCGCCATGGAGAAGGTCGGCAACGAGGGCGTCATCACCGTCGAAGAGGCGAAGTCGCTGGAGACCGAGCTGGAAGTGGTCGAAGGCATGCAGTTCGACCGCGGCTATCTCAGCCCCTACTTCGTCACCAACGCCGACAAGATGCAGGTGGAGCTGGAGAACCCCTATATCCTCCTGCACGAGAAGAAGCTTTCCGGCCTCCAGGCCCTGCTTCCGGTCCTCGAGTCCGTCGTCCAGAGCGGCCGTCCGCTGGTGATCGTCGCCGAGGACGTCGAGGGCGAGGCGCTGGCCACCCTGGTGGTCAACAAGCTGCGAGGCGGCCTGAAGATCGCGGCGGTCAAGGCTCCGGGCTTCGGCGATCGCCGCAAGGCGATGCTGGAGGACATGGCCATCCTGACCGGCGGCCAGGTCATCAGCGAAGACCTCGGCATCAAGCTGGAGAACGTGACGATCGACATGCTCGGCACCGCCAAGCGCGTCGTCATCACCAAGGAGAACACCACGATCGTCGACGGCGCCGGGTCGAAGGACGACATCGACGCCCGCTGCACCCAGATCCGCCAGCAGATCGAGGAGACCACCAGCGACTACGACCGGGAGAAGCTGCAGGAGCGGCTGGCCAAGCTGGCCGGCGGCGTCGCGGTGATCCGCGTCGGCGGCGCCACCGAGGTCGAGGTGAAGGAGCGCAAGGACCGCGTCGACGACGCGATGCACGCGACGCGCGCCGCGGTCGAGGAAGGCATCGTCGCCGGCGGCGGCGTGGCCCTGCTCTACGCCACCAAGGCGCTCGACGCGATCAAGCCCGCCAACGACGACCAGCGCGTCGGCGTCGAGATCATCCGCCGCGCCCTTCAGGCTCCGGCGCGCCAGATCGCGGTGAATGCCGGCGTCGACGGCTCGATCGTGGTCGGCAAGCTGATCGAGCAGACCGACACCGGCTTCGGCTACAACGCGCAGACCAACCAGTACGGCGACATGTTCCAGTTCGGCGTGATCGACCCGACCAAGGTCGTCCGCACCGCGCTGCAGGACGCCGCTTCGGTCGCCGGCCTGCTGATCACCACCGAGGCGATGGTGGCCGACAAGCCGGAGAAGAAGGCTCCCCCGGCCGGGATGCCCGGCGGCGGCATGGGCGACATGGACTTCTGA